Part of the Paludisphaera borealis genome, GAGCATCCGCCAGCCGCCCTGGGCGACGAGCAGGCCGAGGTGCGGCACGAGGGCCGTCGCCAGCTTGCCGGCCGGCAGGTTCGACCAGAAGACCAGCTCGGCGTTGCGTGCGATCCGCCGTTGAAGGCCGGGGCGGCGGTGGTCGTAGGTCGCGGAGATCTCGTGCAAGATCCGGCAGTGCGGCGTGAACAGCACGCGGTAGCCGGCCCACCGGAGCCGGAAGCCGAGATCGACGTCTTCGTAGTACGAGACCAGCGACGGGTCGAAGCCGCCGCCGACGCGCTGGAGGGCCTCGGCCCGGTAGAACGAGCTGGACCCGCTGGCTCCGAAGACTTCTTCCACGGGCCGTGCCGACCAGCGCTCGACGGGCTGGCCGTGGCCGCGCTTGGTGGGCCAGCCGGCCAGGCTGTAGGAATCGCCGGCCGAGTCGACGCGGTTCGGCGTCGACCGCACGAGCACCAGCGGCGTCACCGCGCCGACCGTCGGGTCGCGAAACGGTTCGAGGCCCGCCTCGATCCAGCCGGACGTCACCTCGGTGTCGTCGTTGAGCACCTGGATGAACCGCCCGCGCGCCGCCGCGATGCCAGTGTTGGCGGCCACGCAGAAGCCACGGTTGGGGTCGAGACGGACCACCCGGACCTGGGGATAGGCGCGGGCGAGCCAGTCGTGCGTGCCGTCGATCGAGCCGTTGTCGACGACCACGACTTCGCAAGGCAGCGCGGGATCGCACGGCAGGTGTCGGTAGATGCTGGCGAGGCACGTTTCGAGCAGCGCACGGCCGTTGTAGGTGGGGATCACCACCGAGCAGAGGGGCCGATCGTCGTGGTCG contains:
- a CDS encoding glycosyltransferase family 2 protein translates to MESLSNGEKAGSVTPAGPFLDVDHDDRPLCSVVIPTYNGRALLETCLASIYRHLPCDPALPCEVVVVDNGSIDGTHDWLARAYPQVRVVRLDPNRGFCVAANTGIAAARGRFIQVLNDDTEVTSGWIEAGLEPFRDPTVGAVTPLVLVRSTPNRVDSAGDSYSLAGWPTKRGHGQPVERWSARPVEEVFGASGSSSFYRAEALQRVGGGFDPSLVSYYEDVDLGFRLRWAGYRVLFTPHCRILHEISATYDHRRPGLQRRIARNAELVFWSNLPAGKLATALVPHLGLLVAQGGWRMLRLRFLPFFLGKIDAVREIRHLQERRKVRAGLARQAVNRPHFPMSLGSLEDVVNHLRRPPETTSLRPQESRS